From a single Silene latifolia isolate original U9 population chromosome 6, ASM4854445v1, whole genome shotgun sequence genomic region:
- the LOC141586793 gene encoding uncharacterized protein LOC141586793: MRCKKHLSDLSSSVGVCASCLRDKLFILIEKQSESPIQFQSNSSIDPNPNPNPNFDRRKQQLQQLQQQQQPPPLIFPRSVSPYISRRKSEPIQRFYTTPLITINPPKKSQSSSGKSKFGLIAKLFRSRSTKSSANSTSDTNSTIISHNSTVITCRNKGMSPENELEDNTAESSPARWMNRPSPARVRPSPARAASIAFCLSPLVRASPSRHRRCEKSGFSGEIRVPASGNSEINSNKPPLVDAASFCANRSRKLADFGRLNHNH, from the coding sequence ATGAGGTGCAAGAAACATTTATCAGACCTCAGTAGCTCCGTCGGCGTATGCGCGTCTTGTTTACGCGACAAATTATTCATTCTCATTGAAAAACAATCAGAATCCCCAATTCAATTTCAATCTAACTCCTCCATTGATCCTaatcctaaccctaaccctaattttgaTCGTCGTAAGCAGCAATTGCAACAAttacagcagcaacaacaaccgcCGCCATTGATCTTTCCTCGATCCGTATCTCCCTACATTTCCCGCCGAAAATCCGAACCAATTCAGCGATTTTATACTACTCCATTAATAACCATAAATCCACCGAAAAAATCACAGAGTTCTTCCGGAAAATCAAAATTTGGATTAATCGCGAAATTATTCCGATCTAGGTCGACTAAATCGTCTGCAAATTCAACTTCAGATACAAATTCAACGATAATTTCTCACAATTCGACGGTAATTACGTGTCGAAACAAAGGAATGTCGCCGGAAAACGAGTTAGAAGATAACACAGCAGAATCGTCGCCGGCGAGGTGGATGAATCGGCCGAGTCCGGCACGTGTAAGACCGAGTCCAGCACGTGCGGCGAGCATCGCGTTTTGTTTAAGCCCTCTTGTTAGGGCTAGTCCTTCGCGACACCGGCGGTGCGAGAAATCGGGATTTTCCGGCGAAATTAGGGTTCCGGCCAGTGGCAATAGTGAAATTAATAGTAATAAACCGCCATTGGTTGATGCGGCGTCGTTTTGTGCGAATAGATCGAGGAAATTAGCTGATTTTGGAAGACTAAATCATAATCATTGA